One Polyodon spathula isolate WHYD16114869_AA chromosome 58, ASM1765450v1, whole genome shotgun sequence genomic window carries:
- the LOC121307716 gene encoding lysine-specific demethylase 2B-like: MSVKGCYTDFHIDFGGTSVWYHIHRGGKVFWLIPPTPRNLELYEEWVLSGKQSDVFLGDRVDGCERIELKQGYTFFIPSGWIHAVYTPEDTLVFGGNILHSFNIPMQLTIYEIENRTKVHAKFRYPFYYEMCWYVLERYVYCLTKRSHLIKDFQRDSMLIDVDRKPSTESFSSDSRLDMDEESGDAPVTEERLEGLEKSVRSSLDGSCSPETKDKKNKPSGAGSRHLKQTLSNDSDDSTKSTTPLDFPKTPSGSPVSEASSKWTHLTEFELKGLKALVEKLESLPENKKCVPEGIEDPQVLLEDMKVVLKEHADDDPKLAITGVPVVCWPKKTVKPCQFASSRAHNEKEMAMSLSADDEDYDSETDQVRIQHF; the protein is encoded by the exons ATGAGTGTGAAGGGCTGCTACACTGACTTTCACATTGATTTCGGGGGCACATCTGTGTGGTACCACATTCACAGGGGAGGGAAG GTGTTCTGGTTAATTCCTCCAACGCCTCGTAATTTGGAGCTGTACGAGGAGTGGGTCCTGTCTGGGAAGCAGAGCGATGTGTTTCTGGGAGACAGAGTCGATGGGTGCGAGAGGATTGAACTGAAGCAAGGATACACGTTCTTCATCCCGTCAG GGTGGATCCATGCAGTCTACACTCCAGAAGACACTTTGGTGTTTGGTGGCAACATTCTGCATAGCTTTAACATTCCCATGCAGCTGACCATCTATGAGATTGAGAACAGGACAAAG GTTCATGCCAAATTCCGCTACCCTTTCTACTATGAGATGTGCTGGTATGTCTTGGAGAGATACGTGTACTGCTTGACTAAACGCTCTCATCTCATCAAGGACTTCCAGAGGGATTCAATGCTAATTG ATGTAGACAGGAAACCGAGCACAGAGAGCTTCTCTTCGGATTCTCGACTAGACATGGACGAGGAGTCGGGCGACGCTCCGGTGACAGAGGAGAGGCTGGAGGGGCTGGAGAAGAGCGTCCGGTCCTCGCTGGACGGCTCCTGCTCCCCAGAGACCaaagacaagaaaaacaaaccctcGGGCGCTGGGAGCCGCCACTTGAAACAGACTTTGTCAAACGACTCTGACGACAGCACCAAGTCGACCACGCCGCTGGACTTCCCCAAAACTCCGTCGGGATCCCCCGTTTCAGAAGCGTCAAGCAAGTGGACCCACCTGACGGAGTTCGAGCTCAAAGGGCTGAAGGCGCTGGTGGAGAAGCTGGAGTCCCTGCCGGAGAACAAGAAGTGCGTCCCTGAGGGGATAGAGGACCCGCAGGTGCTGCTGGAGGACATGAAG GTTGTTCTGAAGGAGCACGCAGATGATGACCCCAAGCTGGCTATTACAGGGGTGCCTGTGGTGTGCTGGCCCAAGAAGACAGTAAAG CCATGCCAGTTTGCTTCAAGCCGGGCccataatgaaaaagaaatggcAATGTCACTGAGTGCAGATGACGAGGACTATGACTCAGAAACGGATCAGGTCAGAATCCAGCATTTCTAA
- the LOC121307783 gene encoding phosphoinositide-3-kinase-interacting protein 1-like — translation MLFLVVQVALLSVGILDGASIVQECIRSNGQEYRGEQQITSTGEKCLNWRNASRDYNTTAFPDQQTGIGDHSYCRNPDGDNRPWCYVTGKDKRVRRQKCAIDTCKGQAPPPTVTEAPRVAEPNETQIFEPAKSLPSQSESAAVQPVVGISQRVRTGPKQKKDLGTLGYVLGVLMMALIILMGVGITLGYFYKRGRDLKKQHDQCVYEREMQRITLPLSAFTNPTCEIMDENIVVVSAHQTPVEETVEGKSPLMDQVGTPGA, via the exons ATGTTGTTCTTAGTCGTGCAAGTTGCGTTGCTAAGCGTTGGCATTCTGGACGGTGCATCAATTGTTCAAG AATGCATCCGCTCCAATGGCCAGGAGTACAGGGGCGAGCAGCAGATTACATCAACTGGAGAGAAGTGTTTAAACTGGAGGAATGCTAGCAGAGATTACAACACAACTGCCTTCCCAGACCAGCAGACAG GCATTGGGGACCACAGCTACTGCCGAAACCCAGATGGCGATAACAGACCATGGTGCTACGTGACGGGCAAAGACAAACGAGTGCGGAGACAGAAGTGTGCCATTGACACCTGCAAAG GTCAGGCTCCTCCACCCACAGTGACAGAGGCCCCTCGAGTCGCTGAGCCCAATGAGACCCAGATCTTTGAGCCGGCCAAGTCCCTCCCCTCCCAGAGTGAGAGCGCGGCGGTGCAGCCGGTCGTAGGGATCAGCCAGCGTGTCCGGACCGGGCCCAAGCAGAAGAAGGACCTGGGCACCCTGG GTTATGTGTTGGGAGTCCTCATGATGGCTCTCATAATCCTGATGGGAGTTGGCATCACACTGGGGTACTTCTACAAGAG AGGGAGAGATCTGAAGAAACAGCATGACCAGTGCGTGTACGAAAGAGAGATGCAGAGGATAACGCTCCCGCTGTCCGCCTTCACAAACCCCACCTGTGAGATCATGGATGAGAACATTGTGGTGGTCAGCGCTCACCAGACCCCAGTGGAGGAGACTGTGGAGGGTAAGAGCCCACTGATGGACCAAGTGGGAACCCCAGGGGCCTGA